A single genomic interval of Lucilia cuprina isolate Lc7/37 chromosome 2, ASM2204524v1, whole genome shotgun sequence harbors:
- the LOC111681711 gene encoding eukaryotic translation initiation factor 4E-binding protein — MSASPTARQAMHVPQKTKKITITDPIQMPEVYSSTPGGTLYSTTPGGTKLIYERAFLKNLRQSPLSQSPPTNIPSCLMRGTPRTPFRKCVPPPSDLSKKVESLKIEEQEQFQLEL, encoded by the exons ATGTCTGCTTCACCAACTGCCCGTCAAGCCATGCATGTTCCACAAAAAACCAAGAAAATCACCATTACGGATCCCATCCAAATGCCGGAAGTTTATTCTTCAACACCCGGTGGTACTTTGTACTCAACAACACCCGGTG GCACTAAATTGATTTATGAACGtgcatttttgaaaaatttgcgcCAATCACCCTTAAGTCAATCGCCACCCACTAATATACCCAGCTGTTTGATGAGAGGTACACCACGCACACCCTTCCGCAAATGCGTGCCACCACCATCGGACCTCAGCAAGAAGGTGGAATCATTGAAGATTGAGGAGCAAGAACAATTTCAATTggaattgtaa
- the LOC111684662 gene encoding NADH dehydrogenase [ubiquinone] 1 beta subcomplex subunit 10 gives MPEARSPLAAFAESLHNMVDGPVTWFRESIVEPNQKKYAWYHQQFRRVPTIDQCYTDDVVCRFEADQQFRRDRMVDNEIVTILRQRFEDCTMYEAPDHIEKCKPILEQYEKAAENWFIKYGDLGGYTNAKAAYMKQKHRLIWERRHGPVGSNNKNAASAASEE, from the exons ATGCCCGAGGCTCGCAGTCCCTTGGCAGCCTTTGCTGAAAGTTTGCATAATATGGTTGATGGACCAGTAACATGGTTTAGAG aatcTATTGTTGAACCCAACCAAAAGAAATACGCCTGGTATCATCAACAATTTCGTCGTGTACCCACCATTGATCAATGCTATACAGATGATGTAGTCTGTCGTTTTGAAGCCGATCAACAATTTCGTCGTGATCGCATGGTAGACAATGAAATTGTTACCATTTTACGTCAACGTTTTGAAGATTGTACCATGTATGAGGCTCCCGATCATATAGAGAAATGTAAACCCATTTTGGAACAATATGAAAAGGCTGCCGAAAATTGGTTTATTAAAT ATGGTGATTTGGGTGGTTATACTAATGCCAAGGCTGCCTATATGAAACAAAAACATCGTCTTATTTGGGAACGTCGTCATGGTCCCGTTGGTAGTAATAACAAAAATGCCGCCTCTGCTGCATCCGAAGAATGA